In Fusobacterium hwasookii, a single window of DNA contains:
- the typA gene encoding translational GTPase TypA: MKIKNIAIIAHVDHGKTTLVDCLLRQGGVFKTHELEKVEERVMDSDDIERERGITIFSKNASARYKDYKINIVDTPGHADFGGEVQRIMKMVDSVLLLVDAFEGPMPQTKYVLKKALEQGHRPIVVVNKVDKPNARPEDVLYMVYDLFIELNANEYQLEFPVVYASGKAGFARKELTDENTDMQPLFETILEHVQDPDGDVTKPTQFLITNIAYDNYVGKLAVGRIHNGTLKRNQDVMLIKRDGKQVKGKVSVLYGYEGLKRVEIEEAEAGDIVCVAGIDDIDIGETLADINDPVALPLIDIDEPTLAMTFMVNDSPFVGKEGKFVTSRHIWDRLQKEIQTNVSMRVEATDSPDSFIVKGRGELQLSILLENMRREGFEVQVSKPRVLFKEKDGKRLEPIELALIDVDDTFTGTVIEKMGVRKAEMVSMIPGQDGYTRLEFKVPARGLIGFRNEFLTDTKGTGILNHSFFDYEEYKGDIPTRNKGVLIATEPGVTVPYALNNLQDRGSLFLDPGIPVYEGMIVGEHNRENDLVVNVCKTKKLTNMRAAGSDDAVKLATPRKFTLEQALDYIAEDELVEVTPMNIRLRKKILKEGDRRKNWSATNK; this comes from the coding sequence ATGAAAATTAAAAACATAGCAATTATTGCTCACGTTGACCACGGAAAAACAACTCTTGTTGATTGTCTATTGAGACAAGGAGGAGTTTTTAAAACTCATGAACTTGAAAAAGTTGAAGAAAGAGTTATGGACTCAGATGATATTGAAAGAGAAAGAGGAATTACTATTTTCTCTAAAAATGCTTCTGCCAGATATAAAGACTATAAGATTAATATAGTTGATACACCAGGGCATGCTGACTTTGGTGGAGAAGTACAAAGAATTATGAAGATGGTTGATTCTGTTCTTTTACTTGTAGATGCTTTTGAAGGACCTATGCCTCAAACAAAATATGTTTTAAAGAAAGCTTTGGAACAAGGACATAGACCAATAGTTGTAGTAAACAAAGTTGATAAACCTAATGCTAGACCAGAAGATGTATTGTATATGGTTTATGATTTATTTATAGAATTAAATGCCAATGAATATCAACTTGAATTTCCAGTAGTTTATGCATCAGGAAAAGCAGGTTTTGCTAGAAAAGAATTAACTGATGAAAATACTGATATGCAACCACTATTTGAAACAATATTAGAGCATGTTCAAGATCCTGATGGAGATGTTACAAAACCAACTCAATTCTTGATAACAAATATTGCTTATGATAATTATGTTGGAAAATTAGCAGTTGGAAGAATACATAATGGAACTTTAAAAAGAAATCAAGATGTAATGTTAATAAAAAGAGATGGAAAACAAGTTAAAGGAAAAGTTTCTGTTCTATATGGATATGAAGGTTTAAAAAGAGTTGAAATAGAAGAAGCAGAAGCAGGAGATATAGTTTGTGTTGCTGGTATTGATGATATAGATATTGGTGAAACATTAGCAGATATAAATGACCCTGTTGCACTACCTCTAATTGATATTGATGAACCAACACTTGCTATGACATTTATGGTAAATGATTCTCCATTTGTTGGAAAAGAAGGAAAGTTTGTAACTTCAAGACATATTTGGGATAGATTACAAAAAGAAATTCAAACAAATGTTAGTATGAGAGTAGAAGCAACTGATTCACCTGACTCATTTATTGTAAAAGGTAGAGGAGAACTTCAACTTTCTATATTACTTGAAAATATGAGAAGAGAAGGTTTTGAAGTACAAGTTTCTAAACCAAGAGTTCTATTTAAAGAAAAAGATGGAAAAAGATTAGAACCTATTGAACTTGCTTTAATTGATGTTGATGATACTTTTACAGGAACTGTAATTGAAAAGATGGGAGTTAGAAAAGCTGAAATGGTTTCTATGATTCCAGGTCAAGATGGGTATACAAGACTTGAATTTAAAGTACCTGCAAGAGGACTTATTGGTTTTAGAAATGAATTTTTAACTGATACTAAGGGAACTGGTATTTTAAATCATTCATTCTTTGATTATGAAGAATACAAAGGAGATATTCCTACAAGAAATAAAGGAGTTTTAATAGCTACTGAACCAGGAGTTACTGTTCCTTATGCTTTAAATAACTTACAAGATAGAGGAAGTTTATTCTTAGATCCAGGTATTCCTGTATATGAAGGAATGATAGTTGGAGAACATAACAGAGAAAATGACTTAGTTGTAAATGTTTGTAAGACTAAAAAATTAACAAATATGAGAGCAGCTGGTTCTGATGATGCAGTTAAACTTGCAACTCCAAGAAAATTTACTCTGGAACAAGCACTTGATTATATTGCAGAAGACGAACTTGTGGAAGTTACACCTATGAATATCAGACTTAGAAAGAAAATCTTAAAAGAAGGAGACAGAAGAAAAAACTGGTCTGCTACTAATAAATAA
- the truB gene encoding tRNA pseudouridine(55) synthase TruB, producing MEGIIVINKPKGITSFDVIRKLKKILKTKKIGHTGTLDPLATGVMLMCVGKATKLASDLEAKDKVYIADFDIGYATDTYDIEGKKIAENIIEISKENLEQSIKKFIGNIKQVPPMYSAIKIDGNKLYHLARKGIEVERPERDVTIEYINLLDFKDNKAKIETKVSKGCYIRSLIYDIGQDLGTYATMTALQRKQVGDYSLEDSYSLEQIEEMVLNNDFKFLKTIEEIFSYDKYSLQTETELTLYKNGNTVKIKENLENKKYRIYFQDEFIGLANVENNNLLKGYKYY from the coding sequence TTGGAAGGAATAATAGTTATAAACAAACCAAAAGGAATAACTTCCTTTGATGTTATAAGAAAACTTAAAAAAATTTTAAAAACTAAAAAAATAGGACATACTGGAACTCTTGACCCACTAGCAACAGGAGTTATGCTTATGTGTGTTGGTAAAGCAACTAAACTTGCATCTGATTTAGAAGCCAAAGATAAAGTCTACATTGCAGATTTTGATATTGGTTATGCAACAGATACCTATGATATTGAAGGAAAAAAAATAGCTGAAAATATTATTGAAATTTCAAAAGAAAATCTAGAGCAATCTATAAAAAAATTTATAGGTAATATAAAACAAGTTCCTCCAATGTACTCTGCTATCAAAATTGATGGAAATAAACTTTATCATTTAGCAAGAAAAGGAATTGAAGTTGAAAGACCTGAAAGAGATGTCACTATTGAATATATTAATCTTTTAGATTTTAAAGATAATAAAGCTAAAATAGAAACAAAGGTTTCAAAAGGTTGCTATATAAGAAGTTTAATTTATGATATTGGTCAAGATTTAGGAACTTATGCAACTATGACAGCACTTCAAAGAAAACAAGTTGGAGATTATTCTTTGGAGGATTCATATAGCTTAGAACAGATTGAAGAAATGGTTTTAAACAATGATTTTAAGTTTTTGAAAACTATTGAAGAAATTTTTTCTTATGATAAATATAGTTTACAAACTGAAACAGAATTAACTCTATATAAAAATGGTAACACTGTAAAAATAAAAGAAAATTTAGAAAATAAAAAATATAGAATTTATTTTCAAGATGAATTTATAGGATTGGCAAATGTAGAGAATAATAATTTATTAAAAGGATATAAGTATTATTAA
- a CDS encoding DUF1353 domain-containing protein, whose product MEKSRLNTCPIDDKYWEVLEEYSYETSKGLVVVPKGFRTDYASVPKIFRNIINTYGKHGRAAVVHDWLYSNQCKIDITRAEADKIFLEIMVEWNVKKYKRILMYVLVRMFGGSHFRKDK is encoded by the coding sequence ATGGAAAAAAGTAGATTAAATACATGCCCAATTGATGATAAATATTGGGAAGTTTTAGAAGAATATTCTTATGAAACATCAAAGGGACTTGTAGTTGTTCCAAAAGGTTTTAGAACAGACTATGCATCAGTGCCTAAGATTTTTAGAAATATTATAAATACTTATGGTAAACATGGAAGAGCCGCAGTTGTACATGATTGGTTATATTCAAATCAATGTAAAATTGATATTACAAGGGCTGAAGCTGATAAAATATTCTTAGAGATTATGGTAGAATGGAATGTTAAAAAATATAAAAGAATTTTAATGTATGTCTTAGTTAGAATGTTTGGGGGAAGTCATTTCAGAAAGGATAAATAA
- a CDS encoding toxin-antitoxin system YwqK family antitoxin, translating to MRRKNIILMVLLFLFVNILSMAVENPTTLSDGLSLVDPTYQEALKDYKPNLENIDKIFNYIEKNIKEKGRAIYYSKLEKGKSELIVTDENNNIIYIEKIPEKLTEMTPNLEMKQTYELKNGKTLEYSEMNTEMLGKKVKMKSETLRKTKINKKDAIKVLGSLDNLNNPSYNVYSNIQYSKIEMYDENNNLILTMNYKNNKMIVEQQIEGNKVKMINYFDSSNPMSGKLETYINGNLVSIMQIKNSIPEGEAKIFYPNGKLLSIFNVKNGRPEGIIKTYYENGKIMTTINFKNGVQDGEAIAYDENGNVVEKFLYKNGKIVK from the coding sequence ATGAGAAGAAAAAATATCATTTTAATGGTATTATTGTTTTTATTTGTTAATATCTTAAGTATGGCAGTAGAAAATCCTACTACTTTATCTGATGGTCTAAGTTTAGTTGACCCTACTTACCAAGAAGCATTAAAAGACTATAAGCCAAATCTTGAAAATATTGATAAAATATTTAACTATATAGAAAAAAATATTAAAGAAAAAGGAAGAGCTATTTACTATTCTAAGTTAGAAAAAGGAAAAAGTGAACTAATTGTTACAGATGAAAATAATAATATTATTTATATTGAAAAAATACCAGAAAAGCTGACAGAAATGACACCAAATCTTGAAATGAAGCAAACATATGAATTAAAGAATGGAAAAACTTTAGAGTATTCAGAAATGAATACAGAGATGCTTGGAAAAAAAGTTAAAATGAAATCTGAAACTTTAAGAAAGACAAAAATAAATAAAAAGGATGCAATTAAAGTATTGGGTTCACTAGATAATTTGAATAATCCAAGCTATAATGTTTATTCCAATATTCAATATTCCAAAATTGAAATGTATGATGAAAATAATAACTTAATTTTAACAATGAATTATAAAAATAATAAAATGATAGTAGAACAACAAATAGAAGGAAATAAAGTCAAAATGATTAATTATTTTGATAGTTCTAATCCTATGAGTGGAAAATTAGAAACATATATAAATGGGAACTTAGTTAGTATTATGCAAATAAAAAATTCTATTCCTGAGGGGGAAGCTAAAATATTTTATCCTAATGGTAAATTACTATCTATATTTAATGTAAAAAATGGTAGACCAGAAGGTATTATAAAAACATATTATGAAAATGGAAAGATAATGACAACTATAAATTTTAAAAATGGTGTTCAAGATGGAGAGGCTATTGCATATGATGAAAATGGAAATGTTGTAGAAAAATTTTTATATAAAAATGGAAAAATAGTAAAATAA
- a CDS encoding toxin-antitoxin system YwqK family antitoxin has translation MRRKNFILNIILFLFINILSFSNEKLPNVNTSINSMNPTYDESLKEYKIKSENTDSFYNYIKKMISEKGTATVYTKLENGNLIATDENNNIIFIEKLPENISEKTTYFESKQVYQLKNGKMLVNTNYILDSDGEKTKILSETLLKKNITGKNIFGIIDLMGDLSISLEKTFANIEAYKSDIYDENDELIFSATYKNKKIEAESEVDGTFMKMTYVFEDNNFNKGTINLYIDHKLFATVKVKDSLQDGEMKIFYPNGKVMGASIFKNGKLNGVSKMYYENGKIMTKMKFKDDELEGEAIIYDEDGKILDKQFYKNGEEVIK, from the coding sequence ATGAGAAGAAAAAATTTTATTTTAAATATAATACTATTTTTATTTATCAATATTTTAAGTTTTTCAAATGAAAAATTACCTAATGTAAACACAAGTATTAATAGTATGAATCCTACTTATGATGAGTCATTGAAAGAATATAAAATAAAGTCAGAAAATACAGATTCATTTTATAATTATATAAAAAAAATGATTAGTGAAAAAGGTACAGCTACTGTTTATACTAAATTAGAGAATGGTAATTTAATTGCTACTGATGAAAATAATAATATTATTTTCATAGAGAAGTTACCTGAAAATATATCTGAAAAAACAACTTATTTTGAGTCAAAACAAGTATATCAATTAAAAAATGGAAAAATGTTAGTAAATACTAATTATATTCTTGACTCTGATGGAGAAAAAACAAAAATTTTGTCAGAAACTTTATTAAAGAAAAATATAACTGGTAAAAATATATTTGGAATTATAGATTTAATGGGAGATTTAAGTATTTCATTAGAAAAGACTTTTGCTAATATAGAAGCTTATAAGTCAGATATTTATGATGAAAATGATGAATTAATTTTTTCAGCAACATATAAAAATAAGAAGATAGAAGCTGAAAGTGAAGTAGATGGTACTTTCATGAAAATGACTTATGTTTTTGAAGATAATAATTTCAATAAGGGAACTATAAATTTATACATTGATCATAAGTTATTTGCTACTGTAAAAGTTAAAGATTCTCTCCAAGATGGCGAAATGAAAATATTTTATCCAAATGGTAAAGTTATGGGAGCTTCTATTTTTAAAAATGGAAAATTAAATGGAGTTTCTAAAATGTATTATGAAAATGGAAAAATTATGACAAAGATGAAGTTTAAGGATGATGAACTTGAAGGTGAGGCAATTATATATGATGAAGATGGAAAAATTTTAGACAAACAATTTTATAAAAATGGAGAAGAAGTGATTAAATAA
- a CDS encoding YdbC family protein — MERKELKFEVLNDLRTISESTKGWSKKLTRIIWNEDEPKYDIRTWDSEFKKMGKGITLTEEELRTLKELIDKELNFLDTENI; from the coding sequence ATGGAAAGAAAAGAACTTAAGTTTGAAGTTTTAAATGATCTGAGAACTATATCTGAAAGTACTAAAGGTTGGAGCAAAAAACTTACTCGTATCATATGGAATGAAGATGAGCCAAAATATGATATAAGAACTTGGGATTCTGAATTTAAGAAAATGGGAAAAGGAATTACTCTAACTGAAGAAGAACTAAGAACACTAAAAGAATTAATTGATAAGGAGTTAAATTTTTTAGATACTGAAAATATATAA
- a CDS encoding CPBP family glutamic-type intramembrane protease yields MASFFITTFTSRIMYNPTDYDTLISGTSFPSLVVYTLLLLAIIFLVKQNSNIKFSEIGVNGEKGIEYFCYGSLIGAFIVMIIFYLLYFSNSILFEINKNIVYTDIFRIFLIFFIIALADQILVRNYLLTFFTKMMGIRNSVILISTLLFLICFSIAKWFKIPDIETVIYLINIFLSYTLFSLIYYFYGNMWLLVGLSAFNNFFQVVVFGSRLDTVYAINPLIKLKIIEKYSLLNGGNYGFEAGIYYTTLYLSGILFMIYKITSEKQTEEDIWLN; encoded by the coding sequence ATGGCTTCTTTTTTTATAACTACTTTTACATCAAGAATAATGTATAACCCTACTGATTATGATACTTTAATTTCAGGAACAAGTTTTCCAAGTTTAGTAGTTTATACTTTACTTTTACTTGCTATTATATTTTTAGTGAAACAAAATTCTAATATTAAATTTAGTGAAATTGGTGTTAATGGAGAAAAAGGAATAGAGTATTTTTGTTATGGTTCTCTTATAGGAGCATTTATAGTAATGATAATATTTTATTTACTTTACTTTTCAAATTCTATATTATTTGAAATAAATAAAAATATTGTATATACTGATATTTTTAGAATTTTTTTAATCTTTTTTATAATTGCATTAGCTGATCAAATATTAGTTAGAAATTATCTATTAACTTTTTTTACTAAAATGATGGGAATAAGAAATTCTGTTATTTTAATAAGCACTCTATTATTTTTAATTTGTTTTTCAATAGCAAAATGGTTTAAAATACCAGATATAGAAACAGTAATTTATTTAATTAATATTTTTCTATCATATACTCTATTTTCTTTAATTTATTATTTCTATGGAAATATGTGGCTATTAGTTGGACTTTCAGCTTTTAATAATTTTTTTCAAGTAGTGGTATTTGGTTCAAGATTAGATACAGTTTATGCTATAAATCCATTGATAAAATTAAAAATTATTGAAAAATATAGTCTATTAAATGGTGGAAATTATGGTTTTGAAGCTGGTATTTATTATACAACTTTATATTTATCTGGAATATTATTTATGATATATAAAATAACATCAGAAAAACAAACAGAAGAAGATATATGGTTAAATTAA
- a CDS encoding tetratricopeptide repeat protein, whose translation MKKFILFILITIVVTTSYGFFNFDEKNDKKEVTSAFENYINAAQNGDVKTINEYHIVWRNVWRSSQESYKYLTYKINDVKIINEKNENGKKLKFAYVNVSLKYPDLNYAMSKFYKDKDFNSLVKGKSTFTQMEIIEKEVSTFLKNELKKNDIKYIEKKMTVKFEYIFPIRRWRIPEEENVEFLNILSLDAYKIKGMEKTIGEIARTPVENENTELLIKEKEAEIKNKTAKIDDYKLLLIFYSPVNNPDNYNFERIAKEFIKNFPDYPEAYFIMADFLFHTSQDYPEILNYTQKGIEAYKNVDINRYPEFTYENSRNHPMNGLYVNMIEVYLKKGEKDKAIDIFNKNKEIIKYWMPPANYSQLVKKLGVEW comes from the coding sequence ATGAAAAAATTTATACTATTTATTTTAATAACAATTGTAGTTACAACAAGCTATGGATTTTTTAACTTTGATGAAAAAAATGATAAGAAAGAAGTAACATCTGCTTTTGAAAATTATATAAATGCAGCACAAAATGGAGATGTAAAAACAATTAATGAGTATCATATTGTATGGAGAAATGTATGGCGTTCTTCACAAGAAAGTTACAAATATCTCACTTACAAAATAAATGATGTAAAAATAATTAATGAAAAAAATGAAAATGGAAAAAAATTAAAATTTGCTTATGTGAATGTTTCATTAAAATATCCTGATTTAAATTATGCAATGTCAAAATTTTATAAAGACAAAGATTTTAATTCATTAGTGAAAGGAAAAAGTACTTTTACACAAATGGAAATAATAGAAAAGGAAGTATCAACTTTTTTAAAAAATGAATTAAAGAAAAATGATATAAAATATATAGAAAAGAAAATGACTGTAAAATTTGAATATATTTTTCCAATTAGGAGATGGAGAATTCCAGAAGAAGAAAATGTAGAATTTTTGAATATTCTTTCACTTGATGCTTATAAAATAAAGGGTATGGAAAAAACGATAGGTGAAATTGCAAGAACACCAGTGGAAAATGAGAATACAGAACTTCTAATTAAAGAAAAAGAAGCCGAAATAAAAAATAAAACAGCAAAAATAGATGATTATAAATTACTTTTAATTTTTTATTCACCAGTAAATAATCCTGATAATTATAATTTTGAAAGAATAGCAAAAGAGTTTATAAAGAATTTTCCTGATTATCCAGAAGCTTACTTTATTATGGCTGATTTTTTATTCCATACTTCACAAGATTATCCAGAAATTTTGAATTATACACAAAAGGGTATTGAGGCATATAAAAATGTTGATATAAATAGATATCCTGAATTTACTTATGAAAATAGCAGAAATCATCCAATGAATGGATTATATGTAAATATGATAGAGGTTTACTTGAAAAAAGGTGAAAAAGATAAAGCAATAGATATATTTAATAAAAATAAAGAAATTATAAAATATTGGATGCCACCTGCAAATTATTCACAACTTGTAAAAAAATTAGGAGTAGAGTGGTAG
- a CDS encoding TraX family protein — protein MNKRINSFTLHILAMIFMVSDHLWNIFFPNQVWLYVIGRLAFPIFAFMIVEGFFRTKNRKKYLIRIFFFAIISEIPFNLFSSLTIREVIMLFYPYNNVLWTFLIALCGLSLLEKIEKSKKLNKIIKFVGKIIINFISIMMAYLIKSDYLGYGVITVLIFYFFREKNYRNIFFQAVFIAILNIFIMPEYEFPFNFFGKEIFIKVQIFAIFSLPIIWLYNGKQGIHNNFIKYMFYFFYPLHLLLIIAIYLYYGKGSSFSPF, from the coding sequence ATGAATAAAAGAATAAATTCATTTACTTTACATATTTTGGCTATGATATTTATGGTATCTGATCATTTATGGAATATATTTTTTCCCAATCAAGTATGGTTATATGTAATTGGAAGACTAGCTTTTCCTATTTTTGCTTTTATGATAGTAGAAGGTTTTTTTAGAACAAAGAATAGAAAAAAATATTTAATTCGTATTTTTTTTTTTGCAATTATTTCAGAAATTCCATTTAACCTTTTCTCAAGTCTTACAATAAGAGAAGTTATAATGTTATTCTATCCTTATAATAATGTACTCTGGACTTTTCTAATTGCTTTATGTGGATTAAGTTTACTTGAAAAAATAGAAAAATCAAAAAAATTAAATAAAATAATAAAGTTTGTTGGAAAAATTATTATAAATTTTATCTCTATTATGATGGCATATCTTATAAAAAGTGATTATCTTGGATATGGAGTTATAACTGTTTTAATATTCTATTTTTTTAGAGAAAAAAATTATAGAAATATATTCTTTCAAGCTGTATTCATTGCTATTTTAAATATATTTATTATGCCTGAATATGAGTTTCCATTTAATTTTTTTGGAAAAGAGATATTTATAAAAGTTCAAATATTTGCTATATTCTCATTACCTATAATATGGCTTTACAATGGTAAACAAGGTATTCATAATAATTTTATAAAATATATGTTTTATTTCTTTTATCCTTTACATTTATTACTAATAATAGCAATCTATCTTTATTATGGAAAAGGTTCTAGTTTTTCACCATTCTAG
- a CDS encoding DUF6683 family protein, which translates to MGKTFKYLFITIIVGASLFMSKPAYSFMGYWYDYNSDWIQQDIMRRTYENYNNVMGNNNSSSSSKSTKSTPKKVKKAKITFKSNGDTRGLDYYINMYPASQREQARTYFKSIQDSFPQVAKSVGIPTNDLSTGMAALVAGAYMAYNNVSLNDDYMKPLQKQFKEAFESIPDYDKMSDSDKKYLYDQMVILGMTLAVTQSQNQQNPNPKTTAELRKGGKEVLEGMFGVDASQIKITSSGLSF; encoded by the coding sequence ATGGGAAAAACTTTTAAATATTTATTTATAACAATAATTGTTGGAGCAAGTTTATTTATGTCAAAACCAGCATATTCATTTATGGGGTATTGGTATGATTATAATAGTGATTGGATTCAACAAGATATTATGAGAAGAACTTATGAAAACTATAACAATGTTATGGGGAATAATAATAGTAGTTCATCATCTAAATCTACTAAGTCTACTCCTAAAAAAGTAAAAAAAGCTAAAATAACTTTTAAATCTAATGGAGATACAAGAGGATTAGATTATTATATTAATATGTATCCTGCTAGTCAAAGAGAACAAGCAAGAACTTATTTTAAAAGCATACAAGATAGTTTTCCACAAGTAGCAAAATCTGTTGGGATACCTACAAATGATTTATCAACAGGAATGGCTGCCTTAGTTGCAGGAGCATATATGGCTTATAATAATGTTAGCCTTAATGATGACTATATGAAACCTTTACAAAAACAGTTTAAAGAAGCATTTGAAAGTATTCCTGATTATGATAAAATGAGCGATAGCGATAAAAAATATCTTTATGATCAAATGGTAATATTAGGAATGACTTTGGCAGTAACTCAATCTCAAAATCAACAAAATCCTAATCCTAAAACTACTGCTGAATTAAGAAAAGGTGGAAAAGAAGTTCTTGAAGGAATGTTTGGAGTAGATGCAAGTCAAATAAAAATTACATCATCAGGATTATCTTTTTAA
- a CDS encoding DUF6683 family protein: MGKTFKYLFITIIVGAGLFISQPAKAFYTFDPSMGYQYSPEIMNASGNYLLSSMVIDDIGNGKYSSNKKSTKSTPKKVTKSKITFKSNSDSRGLDYFVNRYPANQREEARVYFKKIQNSFPQVAKSVGIPTNDLSTGMAALVAGAYMAYNNVSLNDDYMKPLQKQFKEAFENIPDYNKMSDSDKKYLYDQMVILGMTLAVNQSQNQQNPNSKTTAELRKAGKEVLEGMFGVDASQIKITSSGLSI, encoded by the coding sequence ATGGGAAAAACTTTTAAATATTTATTTATTACAATAATTGTTGGAGCAGGATTGTTTATATCACAACCTGCAAAAGCATTTTATACTTTTGATCCATCAATGGGTTATCAGTATAGTCCAGAGATAATGAATGCTTCAGGAAATTATTTGCTTAGTAGTATGGTAATAGATGACATTGGAAATGGAAAATACTCTTCAAATAAAAAATCTACTAAGTCTACTCCTAAAAAAGTAACAAAATCTAAAATAACTTTTAAGTCAAATAGTGATTCAAGAGGATTGGATTATTTTGTTAATAGATATCCTGCAAATCAAAGAGAAGAAGCAAGAGTTTACTTTAAAAAGATACAAAATTCTTTTCCTCAAGTAGCAAAATCTGTTGGGATACCCACAAATGATTTATCAACAGGAATGGCTGCTTTAGTTGCAGGGGCATATATGGCTTACAATAATGTCAGTCTTAATGATGACTATATGAAACCTTTACAAAAACAATTTAAAGAAGCATTTGAAAATATTCCTGATTATAATAAAATGAGTGATAGTGATAAAAAATATCTTTATGATCAAATGGTAATATTAGGAATGACTTTAGCAGTAAATCAATCTCAAAATCAACAAAATCCTAATTCTAAAACTACTGCTGAATTAAGAAAAGCCGGTAAAGAGGTTCTTGAAGGAATGTTTGGAGTAGATGCAAGTCAAATAAAAATTACATCATCAGGACTTTCTATATGA
- a CDS encoding DUF6683 family protein, whose translation MGKTFKYLFITIIVGASLFISKSAYSFAGYDFDYIGFQIEQDTLKRTFDYYNEVTGTNEILEKSTNSKNTSSKATIKKAKITFKSNGDTRGLDYYVNRYPENQRKEARTYFKSIQDSFPQVAKSVGIPTNDLSTGMAALVAGAYMAYNNVSLNDDYMKPLQKQFKEAFESIPDYDKMSDSDKKYLYDQMVILGMTLAVTQSQNQQNPNSKTTAELRKGGKEVLEGMFGVDASQIKITSSGLSF comes from the coding sequence ATGGGAAAAACTTTTAAATATTTATTTATTACAATAATTGTTGGAGCAAGTTTATTTATATCAAAATCAGCATATTCATTTGCAGGATATGATTTTGATTATATTGGATTTCAAATAGAACAAGATACCCTAAAAAGAACATTTGATTACTATAATGAGGTTACTGGTACTAATGAGATTCTTGAAAAAAGTACAAATTCTAAAAATACATCATCTAAGGCAACAATAAAAAAGGCTAAAATAACTTTTAAATCTAATGGAGATACAAGAGGATTAGATTATTATGTTAATAGATATCCAGAAAATCAAAGAAAAGAAGCAAGAACTTATTTTAAAAGTATACAAGATAGCTTTCCACAAGTAGCAAAATCCGTTGGAATACCTACAAATGATTTATCAACAGGAATGGCTGCCTTAGTTGCAGGAGCATATATGGCTTATAATAATGTTAGTCTTAATGATGACTATATGAAACCTTTACAAAAACAGTTTAAAGAAGCATTTGAAAGTATTCCTGATTATGATAAAATGAGCGATAGCGATAAAAAATATCTTTATGATCAAATGGTAATATTAGGAATGACTTTGGCAGTAACTCAATCTCAAAATCAACAAAATCCTAATTCTAAAACTACTGCTGAATTAAGAAAAGGTGGAAAAGAGGTTCTTGAAGGAATGTTTGGAGTAGATGCAAGTCAAATAAAAATTACATCATCAGGACTTTCTTTCTAA